The genomic stretch AGTAGCGAGTGTCAGATGTCGCCCTCAGTCTGGACAGCGGCACATCACATTTGTGGGCTGGCCACGCCTCCCTCAGCGTGGTGTGCTTGCAAGACAGCAACTGCTTCTTCAACCTTCGAGTGCAGATATTCCGGAGAGTCCAGCATGTGCATTATTTCAGAATTTTCCATCTCCAACAACATGCCCGTGATCTTGGCAGCAAGAGCGGCGTTCATGCTCTGTACAAGAGGAAACATCCGTTCGCCGAGCACCTGCTTCTCGTCCTGTGGCGGTTGGACTGGGAGGAGACCTGATGTTTGCGCCTCTTGTCCTTGGATTTGAGTCGCGGGTTCCGCCACCTGCTGGAGCGGTGGATTTACTTCCGCTGGCTGGGCGGTCCATACTGCTGGATACTTGCACAGGGGCATGGAGTGCATGACAGGTGGGTTCATCTGGGCCCGAGGACCGACTGAATGTGTGTCAAATACAGCcactctctgactctgaggagaaaCCCTGCCTGGCTGAGAGAAAGTTTTTATCTTCGGTATAGAACACCTGATAGGAACTGGCCACCCTGAGGCATTGTGAGGCGGGCAGTATACTGGGTTGGACTGCTGCAAGGTCCAGTGGGCTGTCGGGCGTATAGGTGCTATAGGACCTGAGTTTGATGGCTGTGGCATGACCGGACAAAAGTTTGTGGGCTGCGGGTATGAGCCAGTTGGTGGATAGGATGGCGCTGCCTTGACCACCGTTGAGGTCTgcatatatctgttattgaacatTCGAGTCCGGTCCTCTTTCCTTTGAGCTAGTGCCACATACAGGGGCTTCCGGCTGATGATCCTCCCGTTCATCTCAGTGACAGCTTTGGCGGCCTCTTCTGGCGACGAAAAACAGACAAAACCAAAACCTTTGCTGCGTGCTCCCTCTTTCATGACTTTAGCGCTGGTAATGGTGCCAAATTTTTGAAATTCTTTTCTGAGCTTCTCGTCGTCCATGCTGTCATCCAGGTTCTTAACATACAAGTTCACACCGCGGTACCTAAGGCATAATTCCTGCCTGAACTGTTCATATTTGCGTCTTAGCTCGTTCTGCCGCTCTGCTTTCTTTTTGGCCCTGCCGACATAGACGATACACCCGTTCATCTCCTTACCGTTTAATTCAGTCACCGCTTTCTGTGCATCTTCGTGCTTTTCAAAGTTGACAAAGCCAAACCCGCGAGAGCGGCCATTAGCGTCCACCATGACCCTGACGCTCAGTGTGGTCCCGTAAGCAGAGAAGATCTCCTTGAGCCTGTTGTCATCCATGTCTTCACCAAAGTTTTTGATATACACATTTGTAAAGCCAGTGATTTTTGCGGCGTATTCTAGTTCTCTTTCTTTTCGGGTCTTAAAGTGACCAACAAATACCTTGCGTTCATTGAGGAGCATGCCGTTCAAGGACTGTATGGCTTTGTCAGCCGCTTCTTGAGTCTCATACTGGATGAACCCGAAACCTTTCGACCCGTGGTCATCATAGGCCACCTTGCAAGACAGAACGTTGCCAAACGAGGAGAAGGTGTCATTTAACACTTTGCTGTCAATCGACTCGTGCAGATTTTTGACAAATACATTTCCTACCCCGGATTTCCGCAGCCCTGGATCTCTCTGGCACCACATGATCCGGATGGGCCTGCCATTTATGACTTCAAAATTCATAGTGTCCATGGCCCTCTCTGCATCGGCAGTTTGCTGGAAGTTGATGTAAGCATAGCCGAGGGATCGTCGAGTGGCCACATCGCGACAAACTCGGATGGAGATTACCGGGCCGATGGGACAGAACTTCTCGTACAGCGTAGCTTCTGTCACATCTGTATGCAGGTCGCCCACATAGAGGGAAGCCATGGGATATGCAGGCCGAACAGCAGTCATGGCTGAGCTAAGATGCAGCAAGTCTCTGGGAGCAGCTACAGGATCCTCAGTAGAAACCGTTTAACAGTTACTCAGAGGAGCAGTTAGGCTAGAGGGGGTGGGGCCTCAGAGAGATGTTGCACTCACCTGCCATCTTAGCACCTCACTGGCCATCCCTAGAGAGATATCAACAGGGGGTTTGCAAGTTAGCAGcagggtggtaaaaaaaaaactgctacccCAACCTCAAGAAAATTAAAAAGGCTCAATTTCTGCAAGGATTtatattttgcatgcgtttttttccaTATGCAAATTTTTGTGCTATTGTATGCAAATTTCAATACGAATTTTCACATGCGTCTGACAATCATTACATGGGGAACGGATATGTGGGTGCAATAAGCTGTCCGATTTGTAAGGGGGGAACAAAAAAATGCATTCAATGTAAACTATTCCACTGAAATTGCATCGCTTTTAGTACTAATCTGAATTCACGCTCACTGCAAATTggtccttagggctcttttccacttagAAACAGGATCGCAATTGCGCTCCAATCACGACTTTTCCTAAGTTCCACAACGGCGATTGAGCTgctatacaaagtataggagcTCAATTGCACTGAAACCGCAGCAGGATGATGATTGTGCCCAGGAGAAAATTGCACCGCTAATAGATCACACTAACGAAAAGTTTTAACTGtacctagcgttttgcgatccggtaACGATCGGAATGGGATCAGAAAATGCTGGCAGTGGAAAAGGgctttcaggtttgctttctgGTTGTACCAGACGACACGACTGTTGTTCAGGCATCGGTACATAAGCGTCAGCAGACACAGTGGCGTAACTGAGGAGATAGGGGCCCCtgagcgagttttacatggggccccaagcactctattgacgtGGGGCCCCAAAACCtataaggacagctgcagtgacagAGCGGTGtatttagagcatacatgtcaagctccggcccgtgggccaaatctggtcctaggagccatcagatttggccctcaggtggtttccccactttgcattatgtttggcccacttaggatcaccagagaagctatattggagggtgaGCCCTAGATCCCCAGGGAAGCCAAATAGGGAGGGGTGAAAGCACAAGataccatggaactgtataggagagggaggggggccactagacaccaggaaactgtatggagAGGGAAAACcagtaaacaccagggaactgtatagatgaaggagaagggccactagacaccagggaattgtataggggaaggaggggtgcactagacaccagggaatcgtataggggaaggaggggggcactagacaccagggaactgaataggagaggcagggggccactagacaccagggaactgtatttggtagggggccactagacaccaggaaactgtatggagAGGGAGAACCagtaaacaccaggaaactgtatagatggaggagggccactagacaccagggaatcgtataggggaaggaggggggcactagacaccagggagctgtatagatggaagagggccactagacaccagggaaccttataggggaaggaggggggcactagacaccaaagaactgtatagggattggaggggggtattttttataagggagagaggtggccactagacattgaggttggcccgtgacttagtcccagagctcaatttcggcccgCTTCtattttgagtttgacacccctgatttagAGTAATGCATAACACACACATACGGACACGACTAGCACACAGCAGCTGTCTATAAACTATACACACCTTAAACGGCTGACTCATGCTAAACTACACATGTGTCACCGCAACAGAATTTatgaaatttaaaaaatgtgcagTGGGCTTTCAaatgtaaacataaaataaacttTATAGACAATAACAAAAAGGAAACTTAGACAATCAGAGCAGCTCAAATATTGCAGTGCACTTCCTGGATGACTCAAAGCTTAAAAAGAATTAACAGAATTTCAAAATGTTACTGAATCACACTGCACAGTTGTTTGTCAGGGAGTTGTCTGGAAAGCACACCCGAGCAGGAtcacccaccaggcaacctaggcaggtgcttggggcctagtgggtggtgaggggccacctgccaccttctctgacatctctccacttcagcttaccaaaaagaccacaagggggtgCCACATCTACTACCTTACCTAGGGCACCATTACatctcataggcaaacgcaggggggtattacagctgcccagaatccccccttcagaccagggccggttcattgtctggggacaggcacaagttgagacaccagaatatctgcaggtatcgtggggaacttaacagtcaggtatgaaa from Hyperolius riggenbachi isolate aHypRig1 chromosome 2, aHypRig1.pri, whole genome shotgun sequence encodes the following:
- the LOC137545414 gene encoding embryonic polyadenylate-binding protein-like, encoding MTAVRPAYPMASLYVGDLHTDVTEATLYEKFCPIGPVISIRVCRDVATRRSLGYAYINFQQTADAERAMDTMNFEVINGRPIRIMWCQRDPGLRKSGVGNVFVKNLHESIDSKVLNDTFSSFGNVLSCKVAYDDHGSKGFGFIQYETQEAADKAIQSLNGMLLNERKVFVGHFKTRKERELEYAAKITGFTNVYIKNFGEDMDDNRLKEIFSAYGTTLSVRVMVDANGRSRGFGFVNFEKHEDAQKAVTELNGKEMNGCIVYVGRAKKKAERQNELRRKYEQFRQELCLRYRGVNLYVKNLDDSMDDEKLRKEFQKFGTITSAKVMKEGARSKGFGFVCFSSPEEAAKAVTEMNGRIISRKPLYVALAQRKEDRTRMFNNRYMQTSTVVKAAPSYPPTGSYPQPTNFCPVMPQPSNSGPIAPIRPTAHWTLQQSNPVYCPPHNASGWPVPIRCSIPKIKTFSQPGRVSPQSQRVAVFDTHSVGPRAQMNPPVMHSMPLCKYPAVWTAQPAEVNPPLQQVAEPATQIQGQEAQTSGLLPVQPPQDEKQVLGERMFPLVQSMNAALAAKITGMLLEMENSEIMHMLDSPEYLHSKVEEAVAVLQAHHAEGGVASPQM